One Meles meles chromosome 11, mMelMel3.1 paternal haplotype, whole genome shotgun sequence DNA segment encodes these proteins:
- the PRRC2B gene encoding protein PRRC2B isoform X2: MSDRLGQITKGKDGKSKYSTLSLFDKYKGKSVDAVRSSVIPRHGLQSLGKVAAARRMPPPANLPSLKSENRGNDPNIVIVPKDGTGWANKQDQQDPKSSSATGSPPPESLPQPGLQRPVSSLQKPTQSSSQENTDSVPGGPKSWAQLNGKPAGHEGGLRGSSRLLSFSPEEFPTLKAAGGQDKAGKERGVFDLSYGPGPSLRPQNVTSWREGGGRNIISATSLSASPTELGSRNSSAGDGAPSSACTSDSKDPCLRPAQPVRKGASQFVGNVYHPPTYHDMLPAFMCSPQSSENQGTVERGSFPLPQLRLEPRVPFRQFQMNDQDGKESRLGTARPIRPLRQLVGRAPRPTIINAENLKGLDDLDADADDGWAGLHEEVDYSEKLKFSDDEEEEDVGKDGRPKWSSWDPRRQRQLSMSSADSADAKRPPEEGKDWGEAVSVTRVVRKVPEPQPPSRKLHSWASGPDYQKSSLGSMFRQQSLEDKEEKPAPRQKFVQSEMSEAVERARKRREEEERRAREERLAACAAKLKQLDQKCKQAQKAGEAQKQAEKEVPRSPGTEKPPPQENGPAVRKGSPEFSAQGAPSTFSEEAPTAPPAVAQSSSSEEGAREAGSPAQEFSKYQKSLPPRFQRQQQQEQLYKMQHWQPVYPPPAPPQRTFYPHHPQMLGFDPRWMMMPSYMDPRIPPTRAPVDFYPSALHPSGLMKPMMPQDALGGTGCRSEDQSCVPPLQERKVAALDPAPVWSPEGYMALQSKGYSLPQPKSNDTLAMDMHVRNESSYSASPGRSGGVGAQRDLLEERGEEFLSAFDKKAQADFDSCVSSQRIGQELLFPPQDHVQEAGAPGGHTPDLRCSPLEPDFAPAEKKPEYSNWDVSHPPEATDTANSIEKGAPREEPSFNVSSWEKEGSPNNQPPLQPEWTPEPRGPSGQHPEQTGRTRRSGPIKKPVLKALKVEDKEKELEKVKQELGEEGARVAKEKGPVRSADKDEDEENDPALANSSPSPLEDQGPARTGLGREASRCEEDEKPDRAWESRPPRESSDTPPTKRNNWIFIDEEQAFGGRGQARGRGRGFREFTFRGRPVGGGPGLCSGGVLGVRGIYGGGPRSGRGRGLRDLGQPEEFPRAKPRRRIASETHSEGSEYEELPKRRRQRGSENGNEASLLEREGGALRKGDFRDSWRSSKVCSEDHSSLEAKSRGPRAFGRALPPRLSSCGYGRRTFVSTEAARWQSKSPGASWQEYSSPDACGSRRPADRDCVPDAYRHADSFGARAFEDSRLEDKRPFFPDDHTADPEGTENRPFRRRRPPRQDKPPRFRRLRQERESLGLWGPEEEPHLLAGPWPGRPKLCPGDKSGSPELSYQNSSDHANEEWETASESSDFSERRERREGPGAEPDPQADGSLPGAAVGEKKELAKRSFSSQRPLADRQSRKLEPGGFGEKAVRPGGDPSPRYESQQNGTPLKAKRSPDEALPGGLGGGGGGSGHYALERPAHATSDAPDAPCEKAEKEAKLAVQRAGEQGETMKQFDLNYGNSIIENCGSSPGEESEVGPMTGEGFIEVLTKKQRRLLEEERRRKEQAVQMPVKGRGLSSRIPPRFAKKQNNLCLEQSDVSVPGSSLGTEIWESSSQALPVQTPTNDSWTKAATAFSSAEPGSTEQGFKSSQGDSGVDLSAESRESSATSSQRSSPYGTLKPEDMSGPGLEPKADGHKEQAQKQSEPKDAEQGSGQSKEHRPGPIGNERSLKNRKGSEGADRLQGAVVPPVNGVEIHVDSVLPVPPIEFGVNPKDSDFSLPPGSASGPAGNPVVKLQDALASNAGLAPSIPILRRDHHIQRAIGLSQMSFPTADLTLKMESARKAWENSPSLPEQSSPSGTGSGIQPPSSVGASNGVSYSSFGGVSMPPMPVASVAPSASLPGSHLPPLYLDGHMFASQPRLVPQTIPQQQSYQQAAAAPQIPLSLHTSLQAPAQLGLRGGLPASQAQEIFSSLQPFRSQVYMHPSLSPPSTMILSGGTALKPPYSAFPGMQPLEMVKPQSGSPYQPMSGNQALVYEGQLGQAAGLGASQLLDSQLPQLTMPLPGSQLPLPRYGSGQQPLILPQSIQLPQGQSLSVGAPRRILPPGSQPSVLNTSRESSQMELKGFHFADSKQNVPSGGSVPSPQTYRPSSASPSGKPSGSAVNMGSVQGHYVQQAKQRVDEKPSLGGVKLQEGPSAASQLKRTGAIKPRAAKVEESKA, translated from the exons GTTTAAGGGGCTCAAGCCGACTGTTATCCTTCTCTCCCGAGGAGTTTCCGACGCTGAAAGCAGCTGGAGGGCAGGACAAGGCTGGCAAGGAAAGGGGCGTCTTCGATCTGTCGTATGGGCCAGGACCAAGCCTCCGCCCTCAGA ATGTGACAAGCTGGAGGGAGGGCGGTGGGCGAAACATAATTTCTGCCACGTCTCTGAGCGCCTCCCCAACTGAGCTGGGCAGCAGGAACTCGAGTGCGGGAGACGGAGCCCCCTCCTCGGCATGCACCAGCGATTCTAAGGACCCCTGTCTCCGCCCGGCTCAGCCTGTCCGCAAAGGGGCTTCACAGTTCGTGGGAAACGTATACCACCCACCTACATACCATGACATGCTTCCTGCTTTT ATGTGTTCACCGCAGTCATCAGAGAACCAGGGTACAGTGGAACGAGGatcttttccccttccccagctccgTCTTGAACCCCGTGTTCCTTTTAGACAGTTCCAGATGAATGACCAAGATGG gaaggaaagcaggctgggCACAGCTCGCCCCATCCGCCCGCTGAGGCAGCTGGTAGGCCGGGCACCGCGGCCCACCATCATCAACGCTGAAAACCTGAAGGGCCTGGATGACCTGGACGCTGACGCCGACGACGGCTGGGCAG GCCTGCACGAGGAAGTGGACTACTCCGAGAAGCTGAAGTTCAGTGATGACGAAGAGGAGGAGGACGTTGGGAAGGACGGCAGGCCCAAGTG GAGCAGTTGGGACCCCAGACGGCAGCGGCAGTTGTCCATGAGCTCCGCGGACAGTGCTGATGCCAAGCGTCCCCCGGAGGAAGGAAAAGACTGGGGCGAAGCAGTGAGCGTGACCCGTGTCGTCCGGAAAGTGCCAGAACCTCAGCCACCTTCCAGGAAACTTCACAGCTGGGCGTCCGGCCCTGACTACCAG AAGTCCTCGCTGGGCAGCATGTTTCGACAACAGTCTCTTGAGGACAAAGAGGAGAAGCCAGCCCCACGGCAGAAGTTTGTGCAGTCGGAGATGTCCGAGGCTGTGGAGCGAGCCCGAAAGCgccgggaggaggaggagcgccGAGCCCGGGAAGAGAGGCTGGCTGCCTGTGCCGCCAAGCTGAAGCAGCTGGACCAGAAGTGCAAGCAGGCTCAGAAGGCGGGCGAGgcccagaagcaggcagagaaggaggtgCCCCGATCTCCAGGCACTGAGAAGCCGCCCCCACAGGAGAATGGCCCTGCTGTGCGCAAAG GCTCTCCTGAGTTCTCTGCCCAGGGAGCCCCCAGCACGTTTTCAGAAGAAGCCCCCACAGCTCCTCCAGCCgtggcccagagcagcagcagtgAGGAGGGGGCCAGGGAGGCTGGGTCCCCTGCGCAGGAGTTCAGCAAGTACCAGAAGTCACTTCCTCCCAGATTCCAGCGCCAGCAGCAGCAG GAGCAGCTGTACAAAATGCAGCACTGGCAGCCGGTGTACCCGCCGCCGGCCCCCCCGCAGCGCACCTTCTACCCGCACCATCCCCAGATGCTGGGCTTCGATCCCAGGTGGATGATGATGCCTTCCTACATGGACCCACGAATCCCGCCCACTCGCGCCCCCGTGGACTTCTACCCGTCTGCCCTCCACCCCTCCG GACTGATGAAGCCCATGATGCCCCAGGACGCCCTTGGGGGGACTGGCTGTCGCTCTGAGGACCAGAGCTGCGTGCCCCCACTGCAAGAAAGGAAAGTGGCCGCCCTCGACCCAGCCCCCGTGTGGAGCCCCGAGGGTTACATGGCGTTGCAGAGCAAGGGCTACTCGCTTCCCCAGCCGAAATCCAATGACACTTTGGCCATGGACATGCACGTCAG GAATGAAAGCTCTTACTCTGCCTCACCCGGAAGGTCAGGGGGCGTAGGCGCCCAGCGCGATCTCCttgaggagagaggggaggagttCTTGAGTGCTTTTGACAAGAAGGCCCAAGCAGACTTTGACAGCTGTGTCTCTTCTCAAAGAATAGGCCAGGAGCTTTTGTTTCCACCCCAAGACCATGTTCAGGAAGCAGGTGCTCCTGGGGGTCACACCCCAGACCTCAGGTGTTCCCCGCTGGAGCCCGACTTTGCCCCAGCCGAGAAAAAGCCAGAGTATAGCAATTGGGACGTTAGCCACCCGCCAGAGGCCACCGACACAGCCAACAGCATCGAGAAGGGGGCGCCCCGGGAGGAGCCATCGTTTAACGTCTCCtcctgggagaaggaagggagcccCAACAATCAGCCGCCCCTGCAGCCCGAGTGGACGCCTGAGCCCCGGGGTCCCAGCGGCCAGCACCCGGAGCAGACTGGCAGGACGCGGAGGTCGGGGCCCATCAAGAAGCCCGTGCTGAAAGCCCTCAAGGTAGAGGACAAGGAGAAGGAACTTGAGAAGGTgaagcaggagctgggggaggagggtgccCGCGTGGCCAAGGAGAAGGGGCCGGTTCGCTCGGCGGACAAGGACGAGGACGAAGAGAACGACCCTGCGCTGGCcaattcctccccctcccccttggaGGACCAGGGCCCTGCCCGCACTGGCTTGGGCCGTGAGGCCAGCAGGTGTGAAGAGGATGAGAAGCCCGACAGGGCCTGGGAGAGCAGACCCCCCCGGGAGTCCAGTGACACTCCCCCGACAAAGAGGAACAACTGGATCTTTATTGACGAGGAGCAAGCCTTCGGGGGCCGAGGGCAGGCCCGGGGCCGCGGCCGCGGCTTCCGAGAGTTCACGTTCCGAGGGCGGCCTGTGGGCGGCGGTCCCGGCCTCTGCAGCGGGGGGGTACTCGGGGTGCGTGGCATCTACGGCGGCGGCCCGAGGAGCGGCCGCGGCCGGGGGCTGCGGGACCTCGGCCAGCCGGAAGAGTTCCCCAGGGCTAAGCCGCGGCGGCGAATCGCCAGCGAGACCCACAGCGAGGGCTCCGAGTACGAAGAGCTTCCTAAGCGGCGGCGGCAGCGAGGCTCAGAGAACGGGAACGAAGCCTCGCTCCTGGAGCGGGAGGGCGGTGCCCTGAGGAAGGGGGACTTCAGAGACTCCTGGCGCTCCAGCAAGGTGTGCTCCGAGGACCACAGCAGCCTGGAGGCTAAGAGCCGAGGCCCTCGCGCCTTCGGCCGGGCGCTCCCGCCCCGGCTGAGCAGCTGCGGCTACGGGCGGAGAACCTTCGTGTCCACAGAGGCCGCCCGCTGGCAGAGCAAGAGCCCCGGCGCCTCCTGGCAGGAGTACAGCTCCCCAGACGCGTGCGGGTCCCGGCGACCTGCAGACAGGGACTGTGTCCCCGATGCCTACAGACATGCTGACTCTTTTGGTGCCAGGGCCTTTGAGGACAGCCGCCTGGAGGACAAGAGGCCCTTCTTCCCTGACGACCACACGGCCGacccagaaggcacagagaatcgGCCATTCCGGAGAAGGCGGCCCCCTCGCCAGGACAAGCCACCACGCTTTCGGCGCCTCCGGCAGGAGCGAGAATCCCTAGGCCTCTGGGGGCCCGAGGAGGAGCCCCACCTGCTGGCAGGGCCGTGGCCAGGCCGGCCCAAGCTCTGCCCCGGGGACAAGAGTGGGTCCCCCGAGCTCTCGTACCAGAACTCATCTGATCACGCCAATGAGGAGTGGGAGACAGCCTCCGAGAGCAGCGACTTCAGCGAGAGGCGGGAGCGGCGCGAGGGCCCAGGGGCTGAACCCGACCCCCAGGCAGACGGCAGCCTGCCCGGGGCTGCTGTGGGTGAGAAGAAGGAACTGGCCAAGAGGAGCTTCTCCAGCCAGAGGCCCCTGGCTGACAGGCAGAGCCGAAAGCTGGAGCCGGGGGGGTTTGGGGAGAAGGCGGTTAGGCCAGGTGGTGACCCTTCTCCCCGTTATGAGAGCCAGCAGAATGGGACGCCTTTGAAAGCCAAAAG GTCCCCGGACGAGGCCTTGCCTGGAGGTcttggtggtggcggtggtgggaGCGGCCACTACGCGCTGGAGCGACCCGCCCATGCCACTTCTGACGCCCCCGACGCCCCCTgtgagaaggcagagaaggaggccaAACTGGCTGTTCAGAGGGCGGGTGAACAGGGAGAGACCATGAAACAGTTTGACTTGAACTACGGAA ATTCCATCATTGAAAACTGCGGGtccagccctggggaggagaGCGAAGTGGGCCCCATGACGGGTGAAGGCTTCATCGAGGTCCTCACCAAGAAGCAGCGCCGCCtgctggaggaagagaggaggaggaaggagcaggccgTGCAG ATGCCAGTCAAGGGGCGAGGTCTTTCCTCCCGTATTCCTCCCCGGTTtgctaaaaagcaaaacaacttgTGCCTGGAGCAGAGTGACGTGTCCGTGCCCGGCAGTAGCCTGGGCACCGAGATTTGGGAGAGCAGCAGCCAGG CCCTCCCCGTTCAGACCCCGACCAACGACTCCTGGACAAAAGCCGCCACTGCCTTCAGCAGCGCCGAGCCCGGCTCCACCGAG CAGGGTTTTAAGAGCAGCCAGGGGGACAGCGGCGTTGACCTGAGCGCTGAGTCTCGGGAGTCGTCTGCGACCTCCTCCCAGCGCAGCTCCCCATACGGCACCCTGAAACCGGAGGACATGAGCGGGCCTGGCCTGGAGCCGAAGGCTGACGGCCACAAGGAGCAGGCTCAGAAGCAGTCCGAGCCAAAG GATGCAGAACAAGGGTCAGGACAGAGCAAGGAGCACAGACCGGGACCCATCGGCAACGAGCggtctctgaaaaacagaaaGGGCTCGGAGGGGGCCGACCGGCTGCAGGGGGCTGTCGTCCCACCGGTTAACGGGGTGGAGATTCACGTGGACTCTGTGTTGCCGGTGCCGCCCATTGAATTTGGAGTCAATCCAAAA GACTCTGATTTCAGCTTGCCGCCTGGCTCTGCCTCTGGGCCTGCGGGGAATCCGGTCGTCAAACTTCAGGATGCCTTGGCCAGTAAC GCGGGCTTGGCCCCGAGTATTCCCATCCTCCGGCGCGATCATCACATCCAGAGGGCCATCGGCCTCTCCCAGATGTCCTTCCCCACCGCAGACCTCACCCTGAAG ATGGAGTCTGCACGCAAGGCTTGGGAAAACTCACCCAGTTTGCCGGAGCAGAGCTCTCCCAGTGGGACGGGCTCAGGCATCCAACCCCCGTCGTCTGTGGGAGCCTCCAACGGGGTCAGCTACAGCTCCTTCGGTGGCGTTTCCATGCCGCCCATGCCTGTGGCCTCTGTCGCGCCTTCAGCTTCTCTTCCAG GCAGCCACCTGCCGCCTCTCTACCTGGACGGCCACATGTTCGCAAGTCAGCCCCGGCTGGTTCCCCAGACCATACCTCAGCAGCAGAGTTACCAGCAG GCGGCCGCTGCCCCGCAGATCCCGCTTTCCCTTCACACGTCTCTGCAGGCTCCGGCCCAGCTGGGACTGAGGGGCGGGCTGCCCGCCTCCCAGGCTCAGGAGATCTTCAGCTCCCTGCAGCCCTTCAG ATCTCAGGTGTACATGCACCCCAGCCTGTCACCGCCCAGCACCATGATCCTCTCTGGAGGCACAGCCCTGAAGCCTCCGTACTCGGCGTTCCCAGGCATGCAGCCCTTAGAGATGGTGAAGCCCCAGTCCGGCTCCCCCTACCAGCCCATGAGTGGAAACCAAGCCCTGGTGTACGAGGGCCAGCTGGGCCAGGCTGCTGGCCTGGGCGCCTCCCAGTTGTTGGACTCCCAGCTCCCACAG CTGACGATGCCGCTgccgggctcccagctccccctGCCGCGGTACGGCTCCGGGCAGCAGCCCCTGATTCTGCCACAGTCCATCCAGCTTCCGCAGGGGCAGAGCCTCTCTGTCGGGGCCCCCCGAAGAATCCTTCCACCCGGCTCCCAGCCTTCAGTCCTTAACACCAGCAGAGAG TCCTCTCAGATGGAGCTGAAGGGCTTCCACTTTGCCGACAGTAAACAGAATGTTCCTTCCGGAGGCTCCGTGCCGTCACCGCAGACTTACAG GCCTAGCTCTGCTAGCCCCAGTGGGAAGCCCTCTGGATCAGCAGTTAACATGGGCTCTGTGCAGGGACACTACGTTCAACAG GCCAAACAACGAGTGGATGAAAAACCCAGCCTGGGAGGCGTGAAACTACAGGAGGGACCCTCGGCCGCCTCCCAGCTAAAGCGGACCGGAGCCATCAAGCCTCGGGCGGCCAAAGTGGAGGAGAGCAAGGCCTGA